A window from Deltaproteobacteria bacterium encodes these proteins:
- a CDS encoding DUF4143 domain-containing protein, with product RPKFYLFDLGVTSALLDRRELPARSNAYGKAFEHFIALEIRAYLSYSRRQEALTFWRSQSGMEVDFVIGDSLAIEVKASESVPDRALKGLKAFIEEGISKRHIVVSKEAIKRKVGKIEIFPWNAFLDSLWKGELF from the coding sequence GTAGACCTAAATTCTATTTGTTTGATTTGGGTGTAACCAGTGCGCTTCTAGACAGACGTGAGCTACCAGCTAGGTCTAATGCATATGGAAAAGCGTTTGAACATTTTATTGCCTTAGAAATTAGAGCCTATTTGTCTTACTCAAGGAGACAGGAGGCTCTTACTTTTTGGAGAAGCCAATCTGGCATGGAAGTCGATTTTGTTATAGGCGACTCTTTGGCGATAGAAGTTAAAGCATCAGAGAGTGTTCCAGATAGAGCCCTAAAAGGACTTAAGGCATTTATCGAGGAGGGAATTTCGAAACGCCATATTGTCGTTTCGAAGGAGGCCATTAAAAGAAAAGTTGGTAAAATTGAAATTTTCCCCTGGAACGCGTTTCTGGATAGCCTATGGAAAGGCGAATTGTTTTAA